The following proteins are co-located in the Pontiella agarivorans genome:
- a CDS encoding ankyrin repeat domain-containing protein produces MKLYILMAGMVLAGAVVAGSQKQVLLVAGKSSHGQGEHEYPAGADLLAKALNDSGLPIRASVCAEKWPAAGQLDAADSLVLYCDGNDDHLAIGHEGDLLKVSNAGTGLVVLHYALDGTEGLLDETLMKVVGGCYHDTESANPLWTVKDPFFAAGHPITRGLKPYELKDEWYFNLRFGDVFPVMMAKPPMEEKVHTLAWTFGDNAFGFTGGHFHSSWGEPNFRKMVLNAIVWSAGLTVPDAGVESVDPILVKNKTILHAIAKGDPVDVRNHVLLGADVNQKNNQGWTPLHFATVRGKTACAEVLVAKGAALDERTGTLKTPLHLAADRGYLEIVRLLVDSGADLNARDDEGWTPLHYAAEKDRVDVAAYLVEQGAEVNAISQRGGTPLIEASASASPEMVHLLLDFGADQSIAATNGMTALDYALELGNEAAEQILK; encoded by the coding sequence ATGAAATTATATATTTTGATGGCGGGAATGGTATTGGCCGGCGCGGTCGTGGCGGGCAGTCAGAAACAGGTGCTGCTGGTGGCGGGAAAATCGAGCCACGGGCAGGGGGAACATGAATATCCCGCCGGTGCGGATCTGCTGGCCAAGGCTTTGAACGATTCGGGGCTGCCGATCCGGGCGTCAGTCTGTGCGGAAAAATGGCCGGCTGCTGGGCAGCTGGATGCCGCCGATTCGCTGGTGCTTTACTGCGACGGCAATGACGATCATCTGGCGATCGGCCATGAGGGCGATCTGCTGAAGGTTTCAAACGCCGGTACGGGGTTGGTGGTGCTGCATTATGCCCTGGACGGCACCGAGGGGCTGTTGGATGAAACGCTGATGAAGGTGGTCGGCGGCTGTTATCATGATACGGAGTCGGCCAATCCCCTCTGGACGGTGAAAGATCCCTTTTTTGCGGCCGGGCATCCGATTACCCGGGGGCTGAAACCGTATGAACTGAAGGACGAGTGGTATTTCAATCTGCGTTTCGGCGATGTGTTTCCCGTGATGATGGCCAAGCCGCCGATGGAGGAGAAGGTGCATACGCTGGCCTGGACGTTTGGTGATAATGCGTTCGGGTTTACAGGCGGGCATTTTCACAGCAGCTGGGGCGAACCGAATTTCCGGAAAATGGTACTCAATGCCATTGTCTGGTCGGCCGGGCTGACGGTTCCCGATGCCGGGGTGGAATCGGTTGATCCTATTCTTGTAAAAAACAAAACGATTCTCCACGCCATTGCCAAAGGTGATCCCGTGGATGTGAGAAACCACGTTCTGCTCGGTGCTGATGTGAATCAGAAAAATAATCAGGGCTGGACTCCGCTTCATTTTGCAACGGTACGCGGTAAAACGGCATGTGCCGAGGTGCTGGTGGCCAAAGGGGCAGCGCTGGATGAACGCACCGGAACGCTGAAAACGCCGCTGCATCTGGCGGCCGACCGCGGATACCTTGAAATCGTTCGCCTGCTGGTGGACAGCGGGGCGGACCTCAATGCCCGCGATGATGAGGGCTGGACGCCGCTGCACTATGCCGCCGAAAAAGATCGCGTTGACGTTGCGGCGTATCTGGTTGAACAGGGTGCCGAAGTGAATGCAATCAGCCAACGGGGCGGCACTCCGCTGATCGAGGCTTCGGCTTCCGCCAGTCCCGAAATGGTTCACCTGCTGCTCGACTTCGGAGCGGATCAGTCTATTGCGGCAACCAATGGCATGACCGCTCTGGATTATGCGCTCGAACTCGGCAACGAAGCGGCGGAGCAGATTTTGAAATAA
- a CDS encoding cyclic nucleotide-binding domain-containing protein, producing MAIEKYRLPLLDVETVLPILNHISLFGALDDTQLYTVFRMLETEHHEKGDFVFRQGDAPDHIRIVRSGRIRLVEKVGDTPMELVEFGPGDCFGETSVLAIHPHTADALVVEEADLLVIPRDKLFGLYHTDPGLFGMLMMNIAREACRRLNRTEEVMLHYALEGKGKKG from the coding sequence ATGGCGATTGAGAAATACAGGCTGCCGCTGCTGGATGTGGAGACGGTGCTTCCGATTCTGAACCATATTTCACTGTTCGGGGCGCTGGACGATACCCAGCTTTATACGGTTTTCCGGATGCTGGAAACCGAGCATCATGAAAAGGGCGATTTTGTATTTCGTCAGGGGGATGCGCCGGACCATATCCGGATTGTGCGTTCGGGCCGGATACGTCTGGTGGAAAAGGTAGGGGACACGCCGATGGAGTTGGTGGAGTTCGGGCCGGGTGACTGTTTCGGCGAGACATCGGTGCTGGCGATTCATCCGCATACGGCGGATGCGCTGGTGGTGGAAGAGGCCGATCTGCTGGTGATTCCGCGCGATAAACTGTTCGGTTTGTATCATACGGACCCCGGGCTGTTCGGTATGCTGATGATGAATATTGCGCGAGAAGCGTGCCGTCGCCTGAATCGGACAGAAGAGGTGATGCTGCACTATGCCTTGGAAGGAAAAGGGAAAAAGGGATGA
- a CDS encoding CobW family GTP-binding protein — MGNENAIYRVPTNIITGFLGTGKTSAILHLLKNKPSSEKWAVLVNEFGEIGVDGSLFEGQHSQEQGVFIREVPGGCMCCTAGLPMQVALNVLLTKARPDRLLIEPTGLGHPVEVLGVLSGEHYQESLSIHKIITLVDARNLSDPRYTDHQTFNQQIAIADLIVGNKADLYQDEDHSKLEHYAEQHGASHAELLITEQGVLEPAWLEGQTQAAEAAHHHHHHHTDRQPSISDLPIPESGYLKAENQGEGFCSVGWRFTPYRVFDRSKLFSFFSGLDAERMKGVFITSKGIFGYNLTADGLTEIPMDECAESRIEIIAPEIESGWEKQLMECITPD, encoded by the coding sequence ATGGGAAATGAAAACGCAATCTACCGTGTACCAACCAACATCATCACCGGTTTTCTCGGCACCGGAAAAACCTCGGCGATTCTGCATCTGCTGAAAAACAAACCGTCCTCCGAAAAATGGGCGGTTCTGGTGAATGAATTCGGCGAAATCGGAGTCGATGGAAGTCTTTTCGAAGGACAGCACAGCCAGGAACAGGGTGTCTTTATCCGCGAAGTTCCCGGGGGCTGCATGTGCTGTACCGCCGGCCTGCCCATGCAGGTTGCCCTGAATGTGCTGCTCACTAAAGCACGCCCCGACCGGCTGCTGATTGAACCGACCGGGCTCGGCCACCCCGTGGAGGTGCTCGGCGTACTCTCCGGCGAACATTATCAGGAAAGCCTCTCCATCCATAAAATTATAACCCTCGTGGATGCCCGGAACCTTTCCGATCCGCGCTATACGGACCACCAGACCTTTAACCAGCAGATTGCCATTGCCGACCTCATTGTCGGCAACAAAGCAGATCTCTATCAGGATGAAGACCACAGCAAATTGGAGCACTATGCCGAACAGCATGGCGCGTCCCACGCGGAACTTCTGATTACTGAACAGGGCGTTCTGGAACCCGCATGGCTTGAAGGACAGACCCAGGCAGCCGAAGCCGCGCATCATCACCATCATCATCACACCGACCGGCAGCCATCCATTAGCGACCTGCCGATTCCGGAATCGGGATATCTTAAAGCGGAAAATCAAGGCGAAGGTTTCTGCAGCGTCGGCTGGCGCTTTACACCGTACCGGGTGTTTGACCGCAGCAAGCTGTTTTCTTTTTTCAGCGGACTGGATGCCGAACGCATGAAGGGGGTTTTTATTACTTCAAAAGGCATTTTCGGCTATAACCTGACGGCAGACGGCCTGACCGAAATACCCATGGATGAATGTGCGGAAAGCCGGATTGAAATCATTGCCCCCGAAATTGAATCCGGATGGGAAAAGCAACTGATGGAATGCATCACACCGGATTAA
- a CDS encoding ATP-binding cassette domain-containing protein produces the protein MALLSLQNIRKAFGGPQLLNDATLQIERGERICVVGRNGEGKSTLLKIIDQTLEPDAGEMIRQPGLKVRRLRQNVPNDISQTIEELVFQGLENGHDDYESHQAVDKAISLVNLENDLKFNALSGGQKRRALLAQALVCEPDILVLDEPTNHLDIESIQWLENFLLRYKGTLIFVTHDRSFLRKLATRIVELDRGNLHSWACDYDTYLKRKQQLLDGEQEQWAQFDKKLQQEEIWIRKGIKARRTRNEGRVRALEKMREERRARRVQSGTVNLKTVEAGISGRKVITGKNISYDYDGAPVISNLDVEIMRGDKIGIIGPNGCGKSTLIKLLLKQLEPKTGTLEHGTKLEVAYFDQHRATLDEDKTVAENIAVDETITIGNVKKHVLGYLQDFLFSPDRARSPVSVLSGGERNRLLLAKLFTKPCNVLVLDEPTNDLDVETLELLEELLAAYEGTLLLVSHDRAFLNNVVTGTMVFEGSGTIGEYAGGYDDWLSQRAEVENRKTGNSKPAEKKVSTRKLTNKEREELKNLPKRIEALEAELEKLQTAMTDPAFYQKPAEDIQAATARAEAIPQELEKSFERWEELERL, from the coding sequence ATGGCCCTGCTCAGTTTACAAAATATCCGGAAAGCCTTCGGCGGTCCCCAGTTGCTCAACGATGCCACCCTGCAGATCGAACGCGGCGAACGTATCTGTGTGGTCGGGCGCAACGGCGAGGGCAAATCCACCCTCCTCAAAATTATCGATCAGACGCTCGAACCCGATGCCGGCGAAATGATTCGGCAACCCGGACTTAAAGTGCGGCGCCTGCGACAGAATGTGCCGAATGATATTTCCCAAACCATCGAAGAACTGGTGTTCCAGGGGCTGGAAAACGGGCACGACGACTATGAATCGCATCAGGCGGTCGACAAAGCCATCTCGCTGGTAAATCTGGAAAACGACCTGAAGTTCAACGCCCTGTCCGGCGGACAGAAACGCCGCGCCCTGCTGGCTCAGGCGCTGGTCTGCGAACCGGATATTCTGGTGCTCGACGAGCCGACCAACCATCTCGATATCGAATCGATCCAATGGTTGGAAAATTTCCTGCTGCGTTATAAAGGCACCCTGATTTTCGTGACGCACGACCGCTCGTTCCTGCGCAAACTGGCGACACGCATTGTCGAGCTGGACCGCGGCAACCTGCACTCGTGGGCCTGCGATTATGACACCTACCTGAAACGCAAACAGCAGCTGCTCGACGGCGAACAGGAGCAGTGGGCGCAGTTTGATAAAAAGCTGCAGCAGGAGGAAATCTGGATCCGTAAAGGCATCAAAGCACGGCGCACCCGCAACGAAGGTCGCGTCCGGGCGCTGGAAAAAATGCGCGAGGAACGCCGTGCCCGCCGCGTGCAGTCGGGTACGGTAAACCTGAAAACGGTCGAAGCCGGGATCTCGGGCCGGAAAGTGATTACGGGAAAAAATATCTCCTACGATTACGACGGAGCGCCCGTTATTTCCAATCTGGATGTGGAAATCATGCGCGGTGACAAAATCGGCATCATCGGTCCGAACGGCTGCGGAAAATCGACGCTGATCAAACTGCTGCTGAAACAGCTCGAGCCGAAAACCGGAACACTTGAACACGGCACCAAACTCGAAGTGGCCTATTTCGACCAGCACCGCGCAACCCTCGATGAAGATAAAACCGTAGCCGAAAATATTGCCGTCGATGAAACCATTACCATCGGGAACGTTAAAAAACATGTACTCGGCTATCTGCAGGATTTTCTGTTTTCACCCGATCGCGCGCGCTCGCCGGTATCGGTGCTTTCCGGCGGCGAACGCAACCGGCTGCTGCTGGCGAAACTGTTCACAAAACCCTGCAACGTACTCGTGCTTGACGAACCGACCAACGATCTCGATGTGGAGACGCTGGAACTGCTCGAAGAACTGCTGGCGGCCTATGAGGGCACCCTGCTGCTGGTCAGCCATGACCGCGCGTTTCTGAACAATGTGGTCACCGGCACGATGGTGTTCGAAGGCAGCGGAACGATCGGCGAATATGCCGGGGGCTATGATGACTGGCTCAGCCAGCGGGCTGAGGTTGAAAACCGCAAAACCGGAAATTCAAAGCCGGCCGAAAAAAAGGTCAGTACCCGCAAGCTGACCAATAAAGAGCGGGAGGAACTCAAGAACCTGCCGAAACGGATCGAAGCGCTGGAAGCCGAACTCGAGAAGCTGCAGACCGCGATGACCGATCCGGCGTTCTACCAGAAACCGGCAGAGGACATTCAGGCGGCCACCGCCCGCGCCGAAGCCATTCCTCAGGAACTCGAAAAAAGTTTTGAACGCTGGGAAGAGCTGGAGCGTCTATGA
- a CDS encoding PGPGW domain-containing protein, translating into MKRLIWNRHTKLIAKHVAGWFCIIVGLIMCITPGQGLLTILLGVYLLADEIPLFGKIRDYLERRFPKAAAFVHRQRRKLTEKFGRKTTPDDPANDG; encoded by the coding sequence ATGAAACGGCTCATCTGGAACAGGCACACCAAACTCATCGCGAAACACGTGGCAGGCTGGTTCTGCATCATCGTCGGCCTCATCATGTGCATCACCCCGGGTCAGGGACTGCTGACCATTCTGCTGGGCGTCTACCTGCTGGCCGATGAAATTCCACTGTTTGGAAAAATCCGCGACTATCTCGAACGCCGGTTCCCCAAAGCCGCCGCCTTTGTTCATCGCCAGCGCCGGAAACTCACTGAAAAATTCGGCCGGAAAACGACGCCCGATGATCCGGCTAATGACGGATGA
- a CDS encoding sugar porter family MFS transporter gives MSDVKEAGSKLYLWFICLVAGAGGILFGYDVIVVSGTTSEVTDLFMFTPTQTGFFVSSTLLGCGIGSFCSGFIADKSGRKSLIILASVLIFISAVWSGLASGAMQLILARVIGGMGIGAATMVCPLYISEVAPEKYRGGLVTLYQFTITIGIVVCLLVNWKIFVYAETHAGNTAFSEVWKWFAVDQYWRFMFAAEAVPGILFLGCTAFLPETPRWLIKNERVKKGLAVLQRINGPERGQEVSAEIQEAIRIESDVHLYDLFTARLCRPLVLSMLVCFFAEACGIAAVLYYAPKIFEAAGFTTGAALGSSLTIGLANMGATVFALFFMDLLGRRKLLIIGSVGMLISHLLLGVLFYRDSMGIPVVIAVNGFIASFACAVGPVKFVFISEVFPNRIRGMAISVASIAIWLTSALVTQLFPMMQAAMPTHFIFFIFAAIVVVSLPFYFFFLPETKGRTIEELEKEFIRH, from the coding sequence ATGAGTGACGTCAAAGAAGCCGGGTCGAAACTGTATTTATGGTTTATCTGCCTGGTGGCGGGGGCAGGCGGTATCCTGTTCGGATATGATGTCATCGTGGTATCCGGCACGACCTCGGAGGTAACCGACCTGTTTATGTTTACCCCGACCCAGACCGGCTTCTTTGTCAGCAGTACTCTGCTGGGCTGCGGGATCGGCTCTTTCTGCTCCGGTTTTATTGCCGATAAATCCGGGCGGAAATCACTGATTATTCTGGCTTCAGTTCTGATCTTTATCTCTGCGGTGTGGAGCGGTCTGGCCAGCGGTGCCATGCAGCTGATTCTGGCCCGTGTTATCGGCGGCATGGGTATTGGTGCGGCCACCATGGTCTGTCCGCTTTATATCTCGGAAGTGGCCCCGGAAAAATATCGCGGCGGGCTGGTTACGCTGTATCAGTTTACCATTACCATCGGCATTGTGGTCTGCCTGCTCGTAAACTGGAAAATCTTCGTCTATGCCGAAACCCACGCCGGGAATACCGCATTTTCCGAAGTCTGGAAATGGTTTGCGGTGGATCAGTACTGGCGTTTCATGTTTGCGGCAGAGGCGGTTCCCGGCATTCTGTTTCTGGGTTGCACGGCCTTTCTGCCGGAAACCCCGCGCTGGCTGATTAAAAATGAACGTGTGAAAAAAGGGCTGGCCGTTCTGCAGCGGATCAACGGACCGGAACGGGGGCAGGAGGTGTCCGCTGAGATTCAGGAAGCCATCCGAATTGAGTCTGATGTTCATCTGTATGACCTTTTCACCGCCCGGCTCTGCCGGCCGCTGGTGCTCTCCATGCTGGTCTGTTTTTTTGCTGAAGCCTGCGGTATCGCCGCCGTGCTTTACTATGCGCCGAAGATTTTTGAAGCGGCCGGTTTTACCACCGGTGCAGCGCTGGGCAGTTCGCTGACGATCGGTCTCGCCAATATGGGCGCCACTGTTTTTGCCCTGTTTTTTATGGATCTGCTGGGCCGCAGAAAGCTGCTGATTATCGGCTCCGTCGGTATGCTGATTTCGCATCTGCTGCTCGGTGTACTGTTTTACAGAGACAGCATGGGGATACCGGTGGTGATTGCGGTCAACGGGTTCATTGCCTCATTTGCCTGTGCCGTCGGGCCGGTGAAGTTTGTTTTTATTTCAGAGGTATTTCCGAACCGGATTCGGGGAATGGCGATTTCGGTGGCGAGTATCGCCATCTGGCTCACCAGTGCCCTGGTCACGCAACTGTTCCCGATGATGCAGGCGGCGATGCCTACGCATTTCATCTTCTTCATTTTTGCAGCCATCGTGGTGGTTTCGCTGCCGTTTTATTTTTTCTTCCTGCCCGAAACCAAAGGGCGGACCATAGAAGAGCTGGAAAAGGAATTCATCCGTCATTAG
- a CDS encoding uroporphyrinogen decarboxylase family protein — protein MNHIERFINTIERKPVDRPASWMGEPTEAALEGLFSYFGVSSITEMSLKLDDDVVTLEMPYHSPSADAIHMALDFSNHGKLDNEERTLGETGFFQGVEDPARVNDFDWPDPSKYIDPDLCRKLVDELPEDRARMAILWSSHFQDTNAAFGMEEAMMMMYDSPEMYHAVINRCTDFYMEANKIFYEAVADKIHAVLIGNDMGSQQGLMVSPELLHEFVTPSNIRLIEQAKSYGLKVIYHSCGAVADIIPDLIESGVDVVHPIQALAAGMEPQGLKDKFGDKVAFCGGVDAQNLLVNGTPEEVAEKVNELRSVFPTGLVISPSHEAILPDIPPANIEALLNAVKGK, from the coding sequence ATGAATCATATTGAACGTTTTATCAACACGATCGAGCGCAAGCCGGTGGATCGGCCGGCCAGTTGGATGGGCGAGCCGACCGAGGCGGCGCTCGAAGGCCTGTTCAGCTATTTCGGCGTCAGCAGTATCACGGAGATGAGCCTGAAGCTGGACGACGATGTCGTTACCCTGGAGATGCCGTACCATTCTCCGTCGGCCGATGCCATCCATATGGCGCTTGATTTTTCCAACCATGGGAAACTGGATAACGAAGAGCGGACGCTGGGTGAAACGGGATTTTTCCAAGGGGTGGAGGATCCGGCGCGGGTGAATGATTTCGACTGGCCGGATCCATCGAAATATATAGATCCGGATCTCTGCCGGAAGCTGGTGGATGAGCTGCCGGAGGACCGGGCACGGATGGCGATTCTATGGTCATCACATTTTCAGGATACCAACGCGGCTTTCGGCATGGAGGAGGCGATGATGATGATGTACGACTCGCCGGAGATGTACCATGCGGTCATTAACCGCTGTACCGATTTCTACATGGAAGCGAATAAAATTTTCTATGAAGCCGTGGCGGATAAGATTCATGCGGTGCTGATCGGAAACGATATGGGCAGCCAGCAGGGGCTGATGGTTTCGCCGGAGCTGCTGCATGAGTTCGTGACTCCGAGCAATATCCGGCTGATTGAGCAGGCGAAGTCGTATGGCCTGAAAGTGATTTATCACTCGTGCGGTGCGGTTGCGGATATTATTCCGGATCTCATTGAAAGCGGCGTGGATGTGGTGCACCCGATTCAGGCTCTGGCGGCCGGAATGGAGCCGCAGGGACTGAAGGATAAATTCGGCGATAAGGTGGCATTCTGCGGCGGTGTGGATGCGCAGAACCTGTTGGTGAACGGAACACCCGAAGAAGTGGCCGAAAAGGTGAATGAGCTGAGGTCGGTTTTTCCGACCGGCCTGGTGATTTCGCCGAGCCATGAGGCGATTCTTCCGGATATTCCGCCGGCCAACATCGAAGCGTTGCTGAATGCGGTTAAGGGGAAATGA
- a CDS encoding alpha-L-fucosidase, with amino-acid sequence MMRFLRCLVVAGLALGAAAEKFEPTWNSLRQYECPEWFQDAKFGIYAHWGVYSVPGAPGNSDWYGRNMYKAGHPNRRFHEENYGPLDEFGYKDFVPMFTGEKFNADEWAELMVDAGARFGGPAGEHADGFSMWASKVNPWNAADMGPKRDVVAELEKAVRKRGLKYVVSLHHSWLWGWFPTWQEGTDCADPANASLYGPKLPETAQRLKSSKGWSSGALPMPYPVWEQVWLEKVKEVVDGYSPDLLWFDNRIQILSETIRQNMLAFAYNKADARGQEFVLTFKRPDFPLGVGTVDLERSRMPEIYPEPWLTDTSISPGTWSWSRDIEYYSTDRLIHDLVDIVSKNGCLLLNMAPHPDGSIPAEQQRILREMGAWLKLNGEAIYESRPWIYYGEGPTETKVGHLADQNFSGFTAEDIRFTERDGQLYAIAFGWPESGTLSVERFGKALYNGEITGVELVGHRGALQWERQALSLDIRLPQRKPCAHAYVFRIMR; translated from the coding sequence ATGATGAGATTTTTGAGGTGTCTGGTTGTGGCCGGGTTGGCGCTGGGGGCCGCTGCGGAAAAATTTGAGCCCACCTGGAATTCGTTGCGGCAGTATGAATGCCCCGAATGGTTTCAGGATGCGAAGTTCGGGATTTATGCGCACTGGGGGGTCTATTCGGTTCCCGGCGCCCCGGGCAACAGCGACTGGTATGGCCGGAATATGTATAAAGCCGGTCATCCGAACCGTCGCTTTCATGAGGAAAATTACGGGCCGCTCGATGAATTCGGGTACAAGGATTTTGTACCGATGTTCACCGGTGAAAAATTCAATGCCGATGAGTGGGCGGAGCTGATGGTGGACGCCGGTGCCCGTTTCGGCGGCCCGGCGGGGGAGCATGCCGACGGTTTTTCCATGTGGGCGTCGAAGGTTAATCCGTGGAACGCGGCCGACATGGGCCCGAAGCGCGATGTGGTGGCCGAGCTGGAAAAGGCGGTGCGCAAGCGGGGCCTGAAATATGTGGTGAGTCTGCACCATTCCTGGCTGTGGGGCTGGTTTCCGACCTGGCAGGAAGGAACCGATTGCGCCGATCCGGCAAATGCTTCGCTTTATGGGCCGAAACTCCCCGAAACCGCGCAACGGCTGAAAAGCTCAAAAGGATGGTCGAGCGGCGCTTTGCCGATGCCGTATCCCGTGTGGGAGCAGGTGTGGCTGGAAAAAGTGAAGGAAGTGGTGGACGGTTATTCCCCGGACCTGCTCTGGTTCGATAACCGCATTCAGATTCTTTCCGAAACGATCCGCCAGAACATGCTCGCCTTTGCCTATAACAAAGCCGATGCGCGCGGGCAGGAATTTGTGCTGACCTTCAAGCGTCCTGACTTTCCGCTGGGCGTCGGAACCGTTGATCTTGAACGCTCCCGCATGCCGGAAATTTATCCGGAGCCGTGGCTGACGGATACATCAATTTCGCCTGGAACGTGGTCGTGGTCGCGGGATATCGAATATTACAGCACCGACCGGTTGATTCATGATCTCGTGGATATTGTCAGTAAAAACGGATGTCTGCTGTTGAATATGGCACCGCATCCGGATGGATCGATTCCGGCAGAGCAGCAGCGGATTCTGCGGGAAATGGGGGCATGGTTGAAGCTGAACGGCGAGGCGATTTATGAAAGCCGTCCGTGGATCTATTACGGAGAAGGGCCGACTGAAACCAAAGTGGGCCATTTGGCGGATCAAAATTTTTCCGGTTTTACTGCCGAGGATATTCGGTTCACGGAGCGGGACGGACAGTTGTATGCCATTGCGTTCGGCTGGCCGGAGTCGGGTACGCTGTCGGTCGAACGGTTTGGGAAAGCGCTGTATAACGGTGAAATCACGGGGGTTGAGCTGGTGGGTCACCGGGGGGCGCTGCAGTGGGAGCGTCAGGCTTTATCGCTGGATATCCGGCTCCCGCAAAGGAAACCGTGTGCGCATGCTTATGTCTTTCGGATTATGCGTTAG
- the uxaC gene encoding glucuronate isomerase, with product MKKFMDEDFLLRTKTAIKLYHEYAKDMPIYDYHCHLPPQEVAEDKQYENLAEIWLGGDHYKWRAMRTNGVKEKYCTGDSSWKEKFDAWAATVPQTLRNPLYHWTHLELQRYFDIDTLLSPATADAIYEECTAKLQTPEFSARNLMRKMNVKVVCTTDDPVDDLHFHKQVAAEGFEVKMLPTFRPDKAANLSDPEVYSAYIQRLENVTGQTIKRFEDLVGAVDARHGYFHAAGCRLSDHGVAYIPDAEATPAELDAIFSKVMSGKTVTGEEQDKFLGAFLYEAAKMNHSRGWAQQFHVGVFRNNNTRLFNALGPDTGFDSIADYRQGPGFIKLLDRLDASDQLAKSILYNINPADNELFATMIGNYQDGSFPGKMQFGSGWWFLDQKDGMEKQMNALSLLGLLSRFVGMLTDSRSFMSYPRHEYFRRILCNLLGSDVENGELPADMDLLGSMVENICYNNAVEYFGIEV from the coding sequence ATGAAAAAATTTATGGATGAGGATTTCCTCCTCCGAACGAAAACGGCGATTAAGCTGTATCACGAGTATGCCAAGGACATGCCGATTTATGATTATCACTGCCATCTTCCGCCGCAGGAAGTGGCCGAGGATAAGCAGTATGAAAACCTGGCGGAAATCTGGCTGGGGGGCGATCACTATAAATGGCGGGCCATGCGCACGAACGGGGTGAAGGAAAAATACTGCACGGGGGATTCCTCCTGGAAAGAAAAATTCGATGCCTGGGCGGCGACGGTTCCGCAGACGCTGCGCAATCCGCTCTATCATTGGACACATCTCGAGCTGCAGCGTTATTTTGACATTGATACGCTGTTGAGTCCGGCTACCGCCGATGCGATTTATGAAGAGTGCACGGCCAAGCTGCAGACGCCGGAATTCAGTGCGCGCAATTTGATGCGTAAAATGAACGTTAAGGTGGTTTGTACGACGGATGATCCGGTGGATGATCTGCACTTCCATAAGCAGGTGGCCGCCGAGGGTTTTGAGGTTAAAATGCTGCCGACGTTCCGGCCGGATAAAGCAGCAAATCTGAGCGACCCCGAGGTCTATTCGGCCTACATCCAACGTCTGGAAAATGTGACGGGGCAGACGATTAAACGTTTTGAGGATCTGGTGGGGGCCGTTGATGCGCGTCACGGTTATTTTCACGCGGCCGGCTGCCGCCTTTCGGACCACGGGGTGGCGTACATTCCGGATGCGGAAGCCACTCCGGCAGAACTGGATGCCATTTTCAGCAAAGTGATGAGCGGCAAAACGGTGACCGGGGAGGAGCAGGATAAATTTCTGGGCGCATTTTTGTATGAAGCGGCGAAGATGAATCATTCGCGCGGTTGGGCGCAACAGTTTCATGTGGGGGTGTTCCGGAATAATAATACCCGTCTGTTTAATGCACTGGGGCCGGATACCGGTTTTGATTCGATTGCAGATTACCGTCAGGGGCCCGGATTTATCAAGTTGCTGGACCGGCTGGATGCTTCGGATCAGCTGGCAAAATCGATTCTCTATAACATTAATCCGGCGGACAACGAGCTGTTTGCCACGATGATTGGAAACTATCAGGACGGTTCATTTCCCGGAAAAATGCAGTTTGGTTCCGGGTGGTGGTTCCTGGATCAGAAAGACGGCATGGAGAAGCAGATGAATGCGCTTTCGCTGCTGGGGCTGTTGAGCCGGTTTGTCGGAATGCTGACCGATTCGCGCAGTTTTATGTCGTATCCGCGTCATGAATATTTCCGTCGGATTCTCTGCAATCTGCTGGGCAGCGATGTGGAAAACGGGGAGCTGCCGGCCGATATGGATCTGCTGGGATCAATGGTGGAAAATATCTGCTATAACAACGCGGTGGAATACTTCGGTATCGAGGTCTAG